One Candidatus Cloacimonadota bacterium genomic region harbors:
- a CDS encoding rod shape-determining protein, whose amino-acid sequence MFLFSLSDFFTNDIAIDLGTANTLVYRKGGGIVIDEPSVVAVSNETRKIIAIGEPAKEMLGKNPDEVRVIKPLKDGVIADFQITELMLKNLILRAQKKRLLIKPRVIVSVPSGITEVEKRAVRDSVLHAGAREVHLVSEPIAAAIGADLPIEKPFGNLVMDIGGGTSEIAVISLSHIVIHNSIRVGGDKMDTDIINYLRKKNNLFVGLQTAERIKIEIGSAYPLEEELTMDVSGRDIITGYPITIKISSEDIREAISETVATMIDAVKRLFEKTAPELSADIAMRGIILTGGGAKLRGLDRKIMEAVDLPVHVVDDPLTCVVKGSGMILDNLERYRNVLIKKIDE is encoded by the coding sequence ATTGCCATTGATCTCGGTACTGCCAATACCTTAGTTTACCGTAAAGGTGGTGGTATTGTAATAGACGAACCTTCTGTCGTAGCAGTTTCTAATGAAACAAGAAAAATAATTGCTATCGGAGAACCGGCAAAAGAGATGCTGGGAAAGAATCCGGATGAAGTAAGAGTTATTAAACCGCTAAAAGATGGAGTTATAGCAGATTTTCAGATCACTGAGTTGATGTTAAAAAATCTCATACTGCGTGCCCAAAAGAAAAGATTATTGATCAAACCAAGAGTAATCGTATCGGTACCTTCAGGGATTACCGAAGTAGAAAAGAGAGCTGTCCGTGATAGTGTTTTACATGCCGGGGCAAGAGAAGTACACCTTGTATCTGAACCGATAGCAGCAGCAATCGGAGCCGATCTACCGATTGAGAAACCGTTTGGTAATTTGGTAATGGATATTGGTGGCGGGACCAGTGAGATAGCAGTTATCTCATTATCACATATCGTAATACACAACTCAATCCGAGTCGGCGGTGATAAGATGGATACTGATATTATCAATTATCTGCGAAAGAAAAATAACCTTTTTGTCGGCTTACAAACAGCCGAAAGAATCAAGATCGAGATAGGATCTGCTTATCCTTTGGAAGAAGAACTCACCATGGATGTAAGCGGAAGAGATATAATTACAGGTTATCCCATAACGATAAAGATATCATCCGAAGATATCAGAGAAGCAATCTCTGAGACCGTAGCTACTATGATCGATGCTGTCAAGAGACTATTTGAGAAAACAGCACCCGAACTATCAGCCGACATAGCAATGAGAGGTATAATCCTAACCGGTGGCGGAGCAAAGTTACGTGGTTTGGATCGCAAAATAATGGAGGCAGTAGATTTACCGGTACATGTAGTAGATGACCCTCTGACTTGTGTTGTCAAAGGTAGCGGAATGATTCTGGATAATCTGGAAAGATATCGCAATGTCTTGATCAAAAAAATTGATGAGTAA
- the mreC gene encoding rod shape-determining protein MreC — MRLSRDKLIWLAYLLISLVLFFGNPQQRIKKADFLLNYTFLPLNSSIKWITKIVTTERDNQRLKTLLAAKEQELRETTELLHIHDSIAELQRSLNWRPSQADSLIISTIISHIGNRDSRTLLIDKGRGHEIKVNMPVITSHGIVGKILSVANYHAIVLPITNPLFKLGVITEKSNIHGTLEADLDGKIFMTKIRSGAQINVGDVVITSSYSTIFPRGYKVGTVSRLIKDPQEVSMKAEIEPFNDIDTLEHVIILLYNKDIPDEL, encoded by the coding sequence ATGCGCCTTAGCCGTGACAAGCTGATCTGGTTAGCTTATCTTCTGATAAGTCTTGTTCTATTTTTTGGGAATCCTCAACAACGTATAAAAAAAGCAGATTTTTTGCTCAATTATACCTTCTTACCACTCAATTCTTCTATCAAATGGATCACTAAAATAGTTACAACAGAAAGAGACAATCAGCGTCTCAAAACTCTACTGGCTGCAAAAGAACAAGAATTGAGAGAAACTACAGAATTGCTCCATATTCATGACAGTATAGCAGAACTTCAAAGAAGTTTAAACTGGAGACCATCACAAGCCGATAGTTTGATCATCTCTACCATCATTAGTCATATCGGTAACAGAGATTCCAGAACCCTCCTCATTGATAAAGGAAGAGGTCATGAGATCAAAGTTAATATGCCTGTTATTACTTCTCATGGTATTGTTGGAAAGATTCTAAGTGTGGCTAATTATCATGCAATAGTTTTACCAATCACTAATCCATTGTTCAAACTTGGTGTAATCACCGAAAAATCAAATATCCATGGAACATTAGAAGCAGATTTAGACGGTAAGATTTTTATGACTAAGATCCGTTCCGGCGCTCAGATCAATGTTGGAGATGTTGTGATTACATCCAGTTACTCGACTATTTTCCCTAGAGGGTATAAGGTAGGTACTGTCTCCAGATTGATCAAAGACCCTCAAGAAGTTAGTATGAAAGCAGAGATCGAGCCCTTTAATGATATTGATACGCTTGAACATGTAATTATTCTTTTATATAATAAGGATATACCTGATGAGTTGTAA